The sequence TGCCGGTCGCCTCGATCGCCTCTTTCTTGTTGGGGGTCAGCAGGTGCGCCCCGCGGTACTTCGAGTAGTCGCGCCCCTTAGGATCGACGAGCACCTTCTTGCCCCCCCGGCGTGCGCGGGAAATAATCCCCTGGGCCAGCGCCGGGGTCAGGACCCCCTTGCCGTAGTCGGAGAGGATAATGATGTCATAGAGGAAAAGGTCCTTCTCCACCGCGGCGAGGATTTTCGCCTCGGAGCCCTCCGTAATGGCGTCCTTGGACTCCTTGTCGTAACGGAGGATCTGCTGGTTCGCGGCGATGACGCGGCTCTTTTTGCTCGTCTTGCGGCCCGCCTGCGTCACCAGTCCCTCCGTCTTCACCCCGATGCTCTTGAGCATCAGCGTCAGCTCTTTGCCGTTGGCGTCGTCCCCGATGGCCGAGGCGACGCTGACGGAGGCGCCCAGGGCGATCAGGTTGTTGATGACGTTGCCCGCCCCGCCCAGTACCGTCGTCTCGTTGGCGACGTCGACGACCTGCACCGGTGCCTCGGGGGAGATACGTTCCGCCCGGCCCCAGAGGTAGTGGTCGATCATCAGATCGCCGATAACGAGAATATTGGGACGGCTGTTACGCAGGATCGGGATCATTTGACCTCTTCTTCAAAAAGGCGCTTGATCTCGGGGATATAGGCTTTGATCCCGTCTTCGAGTTCATAGCGCGGCGCATATCCCAGCCCCTGCTTGGTGCTCTCGATATCCGCCTCGGTGTGGAACTGGTAGCGCCCGACGAAGGGGTTCGGGATATACTCGCACGGCATAGAAGTCCCCAGCTCTTTTTGGAGCGTGTCGACGATGGACTGGAAGGAGCGCGCTTTGCCCGTACCGACGTTGTAGATCCCGCTTTCCTTGGGGTGCATCGCCAGGATGTTCGCCTGGATGATATCCTCGATATAGATGAAGTCGCGCACGATCTTGTCCGAGCCTTCGAAGAGACGCGGGTTCTTGCCGGCGAGGATCTGGTGGCCGAACTGCACGACCATCGACGCGGTCTTGTTCTTGAAAAACTCCCGCGGCCCGTAGACGTTGAAGTAGCGCAAACCGACGATGCCAATCTTCTCGCGCTTCATGTAGTCACGGCTGAGGTGGTCCATCATCAGTTTGGAGAAGCCGTAGACGTTCTGCGGCGCCTCGACCCCGACGCGCTGCGGTGAGGGGGCGTCACCGTACGTCGCGCCCGACGAGGCGTAGATCATGTTCGCCCCCTGGCGCACCGCCATGTCGAGGAGGTCCTTGTAGGCGTTGAGGTTGGTGCGGATCATCAGGTCCTGCTCCAGCGCCGTCGTGTCGGAGATGGCCGCTTCGTGGAAGATGTAGTCGAAATCGTAATCTTTTTCCAGTTTGGCCAGCAGCGCCTTGTCGTTGATGTCGCCGCTGATCACCTCGCCGCGGAAGCCTACCAGGTTCTTGAAGTGGCCGAAGCTTTTGAGGTTGCCGTTGCTGAGCGTCTCGCCGCTGCGGAAGCTGTCGAGGACGACGACATGGGCACCCGGGTGATTCTCCTGGAAATAGAAGGCCAGGTTCGCACCGATAAAGCCTGCGCCCCCCGTGATCAGAATCGTCTTGTCTTTCAGGTCGTCATCAATATAGCGCATCGTTTTCCCCATGTTAAAAATAATGGGGATTTTACCATTTAGAACGTAACAACCCTCTAAGAGCCCCTTTTGTTCAACAGAAGTGAACATCTCGTTAAGTGAAACTAATAGGAATGATTAACAATGTTTAAGACTCTTCCCAGTATAATGAACCCCGAAATTTTCACTTGGAGACCTACTAATGAAAAAAATTGCTCTGACTCTGCTTGTTGCAAGCGTTTCTCTGATGGCGGCTGACGGTGCTGCTCTGTACAAAAAATGTGCTGCATGCCACGGTGCAAGCGGCGAGAAAAAAGCCCTCGGCAAATCTCAAGTCATCCAGGGCTGGGACGCAGCTACAACTGAAGCGGCTCTCAACGAGTACAAAGCCGGTACACGCAACGTTCACGGTATGGGTGCACTGATGAAAGGTCAGGTTGCTCCGTACTCTGAAGCAGACATCAAAGCTGTTGCAGCTTACATCGCTGGCCTGAAGTAATTCCGGCCCCGTTCCGCATTCCTGCGGAACCCCTCTTTTCTACACACCATTTTCCATCCCATTCCGCTTTAACGAAACAATCAACCGATACGAACGTCACCCATCATCACGTCATACCGTCAGCAGTTCATACCGCAGCGGCTGCAACGTTAAAAGCCTAGCGCAGCCACTGGTCCAGGATGATCAGCACCAGGAAAACAATCCCGAGATAGCCGTTGACCGTAAAGAAAGCGCGGTCGATCTTCGTGAAGTCCTTACGGACGAGGTAGTGTTCGTAACCCAGCATCAGCGCACTGACCGCCACGGCCATCCAGGCAAAAAATCCCAGACCCGCCGCCCAGACGAACATCCACCAGAACAGCACCGTATTGAGATGGAAAAGGGTCGAGATAAAGAGGGTCGCTTTCGGACCGTAGACGGAGGGGACGGAGTGCAGCCCGTGGAGCTTGTCAAACTCGATGTCCTGCAGCGAATAGAGCAGATCGAACCCGGCGACCCAGAACAAGACCCCCAGGGAGAGCAGCACCGACCACTGCGGTACGCTCTCGCTCACGGCGATCACACCCGCCAGCGGTGCAAGCCCCAGGGAGACGCCCAGCACGACATGAGCCAGCTCGCTGAAGCGCTTGAAATACGAATAGCTCCCCAGCACCGCCAAT is a genomic window of Sulfurimonas sp. HSL1-2 containing:
- the mqnP gene encoding menaquinone biosynthesis prenyltransferase MqnP, with the translated sequence MKRIVAKLHDFNELVMFQHSIFSLPFIFIAMIVAAEGWFGFSLLLLGILAAISARNFAMGVNRYADRDIDAQNPRTQGRPNADGRLDSTTILLFSVVNALVFIIVAYLVNELAFTLAIPVLAVLGSYSYFKRFSELAHVVLGVSLGLAPLAGVIAVSESVPQWSVLLSLGVLFWVAGFDLLYSLQDIEFDKLHGLHSVPSVYGPKATLFISTLFHLNTVLFWWMFVWAAGLGFFAWMAVAVSALMLGYEHYLVRKDFTKIDRAFFTVNGYLGIVFLVLIILDQWLR
- a CDS encoding c-type cytochrome; the protein is MKKIALTLLVASVSLMAADGAALYKKCAACHGASGEKKALGKSQVIQGWDAATTEAALNEYKAGTRNVHGMGALMKGQVAPYSEADIKAVAAYIAGLK
- the rfaD gene encoding ADP-glyceromanno-heptose 6-epimerase gives rise to the protein MRYIDDDLKDKTILITGGAGFIGANLAFYFQENHPGAHVVVLDSFRSGETLSNGNLKSFGHFKNLVGFRGEVISGDINDKALLAKLEKDYDFDYIFHEAAISDTTALEQDLMIRTNLNAYKDLLDMAVRQGANMIYASSGATYGDAPSPQRVGVEAPQNVYGFSKLMMDHLSRDYMKREKIGIVGLRYFNVYGPREFFKNKTASMVVQFGHQILAGKNPRLFEGSDKIVRDFIYIEDIIQANILAMHPKESGIYNVGTGKARSFQSIVDTLQKELGTSMPCEYIPNPFVGRYQFHTEADIESTKQGLGYAPRYELEDGIKAYIPEIKRLFEEEVK